One part of the Anguilla anguilla isolate fAngAng1 chromosome 11, fAngAng1.pri, whole genome shotgun sequence genome encodes these proteins:
- the plxnb3 gene encoding LOW QUALITY PROTEIN: plexin-B3 (The sequence of the model RefSeq protein was modified relative to this genomic sequence to represent the inferred CDS: deleted 1 base in 1 codon), translating to MPAAAPLLLLLAIWWWPLVLLLLLPPLPLARAGPGKAPPPGDPAPAYTVPPDPLTVALDGAPLSHLLLDPATGHVYVGGVNFLHHLSPDLRPVSLGRTGPKLDSPDCLPPIDPRDCTQARETDNTNKILLLVERGSEEEEEEEGGGTDEEDRRRLVVCGTVLQGICEKRSLGNVSRVLYRTENPVDTQYVAANDPRVSTVGVVVEQRGALVMLVGRGYTSKGPGGIPPITTRRLAPGPRHSAPAFSHEELGKLVVGSYSEYNNNFVAALRHGAHVYFLFSRRDVRGMRDYRTYVSRLCAGDASFYSYVEAPLECRGGHNLAQAAALGQLRGAPHLFVAMATGQASTPVPAARSALCAYGLAELDRALQRAQLLCYTQEGRGTQGQEEAYIEYEVSSACLRLSQNVLNEYPCGGEHTPSPIASAIPLSAAPILTWNEQLTAVASANEVGHTVVLLGDRRGQLHKVFLKPDGNGSLYETVLVDKDSPVNADLLLDATGQSVYVMTRSRVTKVPVSQCGRHMDCDSCLSAWDPFCGWCVLEGRCTRKLECSRQARANHWLWSYRHGNKCVTVESLSPAVQSREERTQVSLTVVQLPSLSEEEALTCSFGDLRDQPAVVKETSIVCQSPLPEDLPQSPPGTDHVTLPVALMFGEVIISQANMTFYDCRAAGQLNKTSPCMACVGSLWPCHWCVLDQLCTHRDKCAHQHIIYNMLSQELEPRGVESCPCVSAIRGSPLVPVGFATQLVLLGRNLDLFEEEEKYECVVDIEGEELILPATVEKSKEPQTHTITCTAHQFQYSVRQLEYAAPIYLLRGPSHRIDSAPHLRLQLYNCTVGQSDCSQCHAVSAQYGCVWCGGAAPGCVYKPSCPASPEESCPPPLITRIHPQTGPLEGGVLVTIWGSNLGQQFQDVQGGVTVAGVSCVPQPEAYLISTRIVCELQPSATETQGPVTVTVGNAEIGQSAQIFTYQSPQLSGIVPLRGPVSGGTALTVQGTQLLTGQRSDLTAYVGQHPCYIVEEVNDTQLVCRTSPGNHTGEEQVKVLFGKAERVLGNAVFQYTDDPTITDAEPAESFMGGGRGIKVSGRNLDVVRQPMISVLTEPEERVRTKRFARLAAKNPGVLFDSSVPKIQEPCTDVSFDQMTCATPTVPPRSKVAGVWFEMDNVKVDFASVSGRPFTYHQDPVLHPLNRDDPEAPFRFKPGGVIAVQGENLTLAMTRQEVVATLGQEECEMKTLDSTHLYCEPPETQPLSRDNSDNPPTLRVVMGRVKFDLGPVLYDGDALSPLPLPAQVGLAAGAAVVVLIVLVIILMYRRKSKQALRDYKKVLVQLETLEINVGDQCRKEFTDLMTEMMDLSSDVGGPGIPLLDYRTYAERVFFPGQRGAPLSQNLDLPDSRRQTVEQGLGQLNNLLNNRLFLIRFIHTLEAQQSFSQRDRGYVASLLTMALHDKLEYFTDVMKTLLGDLVQQYVDKNPKLMLRRTETVVEKMLTNWMSICLYSFLKEVAGEPLYMLYRAIKYQVDKGPVDAVTGKAKRTLNDSHLLREDIDYCSMTLTVLLKSGSEVQHCPVKVLDTDTITQVKDKILDQTYKGAPFSQRPAADSLDLEWRSGQAGHLTLSDDDVTAIVQGRWKRLNTLQHYKVPDGATVALIPRSQSSVQMGVSQVYQTGEKTPMLEGEEEEGVRLWHLVKSSEDPEIPKHRKSSMRERERAKAIPEIYLTRLLSMKGTLQKFVDDVFVAILSTKRPPPIAVRFFFDFLDEMALKHGIEDPETVHIWKTNSLPLRFWVNILKNPQFVFDVQVTDSVDAVLSVIAQTFIDSCTTSEHKVGRDSPVNKLLYAREIPRYKQLVERYYSDIHSAVSGCYQEMNSTLTELSGSFASEMNSLVALHELYKYINKYYDQIIMALEEDAAGQKMQLAYRLQQVAALVENKVTDL from the exons ATGCCGGCCGCCGCtcccctgctgctcctcctcgcCATCTGGTGGTGGcccctggtgctgctgctgctgctgcccccgCTTCCCCTCgcccgggccgggccgggcaaggcccccccgcccggcgaccccgcccccgcctacACCGTCCCACCCGACCCCCTGACCGTTGCGCTCGACGGCGCCCCCCTCAGCCACCTCCTCCTGGACCCCGCCACGGGGCACGTCTACGTCGGGGGGGTGAACTTCCTCCACCACCTCTCCCCGGACCTGCGGCCCGTCTCCCTGGGCAGGACGGGGCCCAAACTGGACAGCCCCGACTGCCTGCCCCCCATCGACCCGCGCGACTGCACCCAGGCCCGGGAGACCGACAACACCAACAAGATCCTGCtgctggtggagagggggagcgaggaggaggaggaggaggaggggggggggacg gacgaGGAGGACCGCCGGCGCCTGGTCGTGTGCGGGACGGTCCTGCAGGGCATCTGCGAGAAGCGCAGCCTGGGGAACGTGTCCCGGGTGCTGTACCGCACGGAGAACCCGGTGGACACGCAGTACGTGGCGGCCAACGACCCGCGCGTGTCCACGGTGGGCGTGGTGGTGGAGCAGAGGGGCGCGCTGGTGATGCTGGTGGGCCGCGGCTACACCAGCAAAGGCCCCGGCGGCATCCCGCCGATCACCACCCGCCGcctggcccccggcccccgccacTCGGCCCCCGCCTTCTCCCACGAGGAGCTGGGCAAGCTGGTGGTGGGCAGCTACTCCGAGTACAACAACAACTTCGTGGCGGCGCTGCGGCACGGCGCGCACGTCTACTTCCTGTTCTCGCGGCGCGACGTGCGCGGCATGCGGGACTACCGCACCTACGTGTCGCGGCTGTGCGCGGGCGACGCCAGCTTCTACTCGTACGTGGAGGCGCCGCTGGAGTGCCGGGGCGGGCACAACCTGGCGCAGGCGGCGGCGCTGGGCCAGCTCCGCGGCGCCCCCCACCTGTTCGTGGCCATGGCGACGGGGCAGGCGTCCACGCCGGTGCCCGCGGCCCGCTCGGCGCTGTGCGCGTACGGCCTGGCGGAGCTGGACCGCGCGCTGCAGCGGGCGCAGCTGCTGTGCTACACGCAGGAGGGGCGCGGCACGCAGGGCCAGGAGGAGGCCTACATCGAGTACGAGGTGTCGTCCGCCTGCCTGCGTCTGTCTCAG AACGTCCTAAACGAGTACCCCTGTGGAGGGGAGCACACCCCGAGCCCCATCGCCAGCGCCATCCCGCTTTCGGCCGCGCCCATCCTGACGTGGAACGAGCAGCTGACGGCCGTGGCCTCGGCCAATGAAGTGGGCCACACCGTCGTGCTGCTGGGGGACAGGAGGGGGCAGCTGCACAAG gtgttcCTGAAGCCTGACGGCAATGGGAGTCTGTATGAGACGGTGCTGGTGGACAAGGACAGCCCCGTCAACGCTGACCTGCTGCTGGACGCTACCGGACAGAGTGTTTACGTCATGACCCGGAGCCGG GTGACCAAGGTGCCCGTCTCTCAGTGTGGGCGACACATGGACTGCGactcctgcctgtctgcctgggACCCCTTCTGCGGCTGGTGTGTGCTGGAGGGCAG ATGCACCCGCAAGCTGGAATGCTCCCGGCAGGCGCGGGCCAATCACTGGCTCTGGAGCTATCGTCACGGAAACAAGTGTGTGACGGTGGAGAGCCTCAGTCCAGCCgttcagagcagagaggagcggaCGCAG gtctccCTCACAGTGGTGCAGTTGCCCTCTCTGTCGGAGGAGGAGGCCCTGACCTGCTCATTCGGCGACCTGCGTGATCAGCCCGCGGTCGTCAAGGAGACCAGCATCGTGTGTCAATCACCGCTGCCGGAGGACCTCCCACAGAGCCCTCCTGGCACGG ATCATGTGACCCTGCCCGTGGCCCTGATGTTTGGGGAGGTGATCATCTCTCAGGCCAACATGACCTTCTATGACTGCAGGGCAGCGGGACAGCTCAACAAGACCTCccc GTGCATGGCGTGTGTTGGCAGTTTGTGGCCATGCCACTGGTGTGTTCTGGATCAGCTatgtacacacagagacaaatgtGCCCATCAACACATCATCTACAACATGCTG tCCCAGGAGCTGGAGCCTCGGGGGGTGGAGTCCTGCCCCTGCGTTTCGGCCATTCGGGGGTCCCCCCTGGTCCCCGTCGGCTTCGCCACCCAGTTGGTCCTGCTGGGGCGCAACCTGGACCTGTTTGAG gaggaagagaagTACGAGTGTGTGGTGGACatagagggggaggagcttatTCTGCCCGCCACCGTGGAGAAAAGCAAAGAGCCACAGACTCACACCATCACCTGCACGGCTCACCAG tTCCAGTACTCTGTCAGGCAGCTGGAGTATGCTGCCCCCATTTACCTGCTGAGAGGCCCCTCCCACCGCATAGACTCCGCCCCTCACCTGCGAT TGCAGCTGTACAACTGCACAGTGGGGCAGTCGGACTGCAGCCAGTGCCACGCGGTGTCTGCGCAGTACGGCTGCGTGTGGTGTGGAGGAGCGGCTCCCGGCTGCGTGTACAAGCCCTCCTGTCCCGCCAGCCCGGAGGAGAGCTGCCCCCCTCCGCTGATAACACGG ATCCACCCCCAGACTGGGCCCTTGGAGGGGGGTGTCCTGGTGACCATCTGGGGCTCGAACCTGGGCCAGCAGTTCCAGGACGTCCAGGGAGGGGTGACGGTGGCGGGAGTGTCCTGCGTCCCACAGCCGGAGGCCTACCTGATATCCACCAG gattgTGTGTGAGCTGCAGCCCAGCGCCACGGAGACCCAGGGTCCGGTGACTGTTACTGTGGGAAACGCAGAAATCGGACAGTCTGCACAGATCTTTACTTACCAG AGTCCCCAGCTCAGCGGGATAGTGCCGCTGAGGGGCCCAGTGTCTGGTGGGACGGCCCTCACGGTCCAGGGGACCCAGCTTCTGACAGGACAGAGAAGTGACCTAACAGCCTACGTAGGCCAACACCCCTGCTACAT agtgGAGGAGGTTAACGACACACAGCTGGTCTGCCGCACCAGCCCTGGAAACCACACGGGGGAGGAGCAGGTCAAAGTGCTGTTTGGCAAAGCAGAGAGGGTTCTGGGAAATGCAGTCTTCCAGTACACAGATGACCCAACCATCACTGATGCTGAACCTGCGGAAAGTTTCATGGG GGGTGGGCGTGGCATTAAGGTCAGTGGGCGGAACCTGGATGTGGTGCGGCAGCCAATGATATCGGTGTTGACCGAACCGGAGGAACGCGTGAGGACGAAACGATTCGCTCGACTGGCGGCAAAAAATCCCGGTGTCCTGTTCGACAGCAGCGTGCCGAAG ATACAGGAGCCCTGCACCGACGTCTCCTTCGACCAGATGACCTGCGCGACGCCGACTGTGCCGCCGAGGTCAAAGGTCGCCGGCGTGTGGTTCGAGATGGACAACGTGAAAGTGGACTTCGCCAGCGTCAGCGGGAGGCCCTTCACCTACCACCAGGACCCCGTTCTGCACCCGCTCAACCGGGACGACCCGGAGGCCCCTTTCCGCTTCAAACCCGGCGGGGTCATCGCCGTGCAG GGCGAGAATCTGACCCTGGCCATGACCCGGCAGGAAGTGGTCGCCACGCTGGGGCAGGAGGAGTGCGAGATGAAGACGTTGGACAGCACCCACCTGTACTGCGAGCCCCCGGAAACGCAACCCCTGAGCCGGGACAACTCcgacaacccccccacccttcgC GTGGTGATGGGGAGGGTGAAGTTTGACCTGGGGCCCGTGCTGTACGACGGTGATGctctctccccgctccccctccccgcacAAGTGGGCCTGGCAGCCGGGGCCGCGGTGGTGGTGCTCATCGTGCTGGTCATCATCCTCATGTACAG GAGGAAGAGTAAGCAAGCTCTGCGGGACTACAAGAAAGTGCTGGTTCAGCTGGAGACCCTGGAGATTAACGTGGGTGACCAGTGCAGGAAGGAGTTCAcag ATCTCATGACTGAGATGATGGACCTGAGCAGCGACGTTGGGGGTCCGGGGATCCCCCTCTTGGACTACCGCACGTACGCGGAGCGCGTTTTCTTCCCCGGCCAGAGGGGGGCGCCGCTGAGCCAGAACCTGGACCTGCCGGATTCCCGCCGGCAGACGGTGGAGCAGGGCCTGGGGCAGCTGAACAACCTGCTCAACAACCGCCTGTTCCTCATCAGG ttCATCCACACCCTGGAGGCCCAGCAGAGCTTCTCCCAGAGGGACAGAGGCTACGTGGCGTCCCTGCTCACCATGGCCCTGCACGACAAGCTGGAGTACTTCACCGACGTCATGAAGACGCTGCTCGGCGACCTGGTGCAGCAGTACGTGGACAAGAACCCCAAACTCATGCTGCGCAG GACTGAAACAGTGGTGGAGAAGATGCTGACCAACTGGATGTCCATCTGCCTCTATTCCTTCctcaag GAGGTTGCTGGGGAGCCCCTGTACATGCTGTACCGGGCCATTAAGTACCAGGTGGATAAAGGGCCCGTGGACGCCGTGACGGGGAAGGCCAAGCGCACGCTCAACGACAGCCACCTGCTCCGAGAGGACATCGACTACTGCTCTATG ACCCTGACGGTGCTGCTGAAGAGCGGGTCCGAGGTCCAGCACTGCCCGGTCAAGGTTCTGGACACGGACACCATCACGCAGGTCAAGGACAAGATCCTGGACCAGACGTACAAGGGGGCGCCGTTCTCCCAGCGGCCGGCGGCCGACTCGCTGGACCTGG AGTGGCGATCCGGACAGGCAGGTCACCTGACCCTGtctgatgatgatgtcaccgcCATCGTCCAGGGACGCTGGAAGAGGCTCAACACCCTGCAGCACTACAAG gtgccgGATGGTGCCACCGTGGCTCTGATCCCTCGCTCCCAGAGTTCTGTGCAAATGGGCGTCAGTCAGGTCTACCAGACTGGAGAGa AGACGCCCATGCTggaaggtgaggaagaggaaggtgtGCGTTTGTGGCACCTGGTGAAGTCCAGCGAGGATCCCGAAATTCCCAAACACCGCAAGAGCAGCatgagggagcgggagagagccAAGGCCATCCCCGAAATCTACCTCACCCGCCTGCTGTCCATGAAG GGCACGCTGCAGAAGTTTGTGGACGACGTGTTTGTGGCCATACTCAGCACCAAGCGGCCGCCACCCATCGCCGTGCGCTTCTTCTTCGACTTCCTGGACGAAATGGCGTTGAAGCACGGCATCGAGGACCCGGAGACCGTGCACATCTGGAAGACGAACAG cTTGCCCTTGCGGTTCTGGGTGAACATCTTGAAGAACCCGCAGTTCGTCTTTGACGTGCAGGTGACGGACAGCGTGGACGCGGTGCTGTCCGTCATCGCTCAGACCTTCATCGACTCCTGCACCACGTCCGAGCACAAAGTGGGCCGG GACTCTCCCGTGAACAAATTGTTATACGCCAGAGAGATCCCCAGATACAAGCAGCTGGTTGAAAG GTATTACAGCGATATCCACAGTGCGGTTTCGGGCTGCTACCAGGAGATGAACTCCACCCTCACGGAGCTATCGGGG AGCTTTGCGTCAGAGATGAACAGTTTGGTGGCTCTGCATGAACTCTACAAATACATCAATAAGTACTACGACCAA ATCATCATGGCCCTGGAAGAGGACGCCGCCGGGCAGAAGATGCAGCTGGCCTACCGTCTGCAGCAGGTCGCCGCCTTGGTGGAGAACAAAGTCaccgacctttga